The Oscillatoria sp. FACHB-1407 genome includes a window with the following:
- a CDS encoding Vgb family protein, whose amino-acid sequence MKRREVLFALGCVGAIALSPLRSVAASIRELDPLELPAGFQYPNGIARSQNGTLYVGSVLSGRILQINSAGEAQTLFEGNDDIFAVTSLRLDEPRHLLWGASPDVLGARQSHGETVQNPHRIFAIDVRSGEVQHVIPMPDGGFGNDIALDPQGGVYVTDSLRPRIHYLPPGTTQFQTWAEDDRFRTQLRFGLSGIVRNADGVLFVTMYSDGRLFKVTPQSIGNPTVDEIELPRKIDGSDAIQFAADGSLIMVEGGIDSGNGRLLQLHGLETGARPQFNTLASGMDLPVNLTVVGGEIWLTESLFRHRLVSGQETAIPDRFFVRRFALS is encoded by the coding sequence ATGAAACGACGAGAAGTATTGTTTGCGCTCGGATGTGTGGGTGCGATCGCCCTATCCCCACTACGTTCGGTTGCCGCTTCAATCAGGGAATTAGACCCACTTGAGTTACCTGCTGGCTTTCAGTATCCCAACGGGATTGCTCGTTCGCAGAATGGCACGCTGTATGTCGGTTCTGTTCTCAGCGGTCGGATTCTACAGATCAATTCTGCGGGTGAAGCTCAAACACTCTTTGAGGGAAATGACGATATTTTTGCAGTGACAAGTCTACGTCTGGATGAGCCACGTCACCTGTTGTGGGGGGCTTCTCCTGACGTACTGGGGGCACGGCAAAGCCATGGCGAAACTGTTCAAAATCCCCACCGAATTTTTGCCATCGATGTTCGCTCTGGTGAAGTCCAGCATGTCATCCCCATGCCAGATGGAGGGTTTGGAAATGATATTGCGCTTGATCCGCAAGGAGGCGTTTATGTAACAGACTCTCTGCGTCCTCGTATTCATTACTTACCACCAGGGACAACTCAATTTCAAACCTGGGCAGAAGACGATCGCTTCCGGACTCAGCTTCGGTTTGGGTTGTCTGGAATTGTGCGTAACGCCGATGGCGTTCTGTTTGTCACGATGTACTCCGATGGTCGTCTGTTTAAGGTAACGCCACAGTCTATCGGAAATCCCACCGTTGATGAAATTGAGCTACCCCGCAAAATCGATGGTTCGGATGCAATTCAATTCGCTGCCGATGGCTCTCTCATCATGGTTGAGGGGGGTATCGACAGTGGGAATGGTCGCCTGTTGCAACTACATGGTTTAGAAACGGGTGCTAGACCTCAATTCAATACACTGGCATCTGGGATGGATTTACCTGTTAATTTAACTGTTGTGGGTGGAGAAATCTGGTTGACAGAATCGCTTTTCCGTCATCGCCTTGTATCAGGACAAGAAACCGCAATTCCCGATCGCTTCTTTGTACGCCGATTTGCACTCTCATAA
- a CDS encoding glucose 1-dehydrogenase has translation MNTFNNKVALVTGGTSGMGRAAAVQFAKQGASVVIAARREAEGKQVVEQIQQMGGEASFVKTDISQPAEVEALIHKAIALYGRLDYAFNNAGTEGVFAPITQLTEANWEHTITTNLKAVWLCLKYEIEQMIQQGTGGAIVNTSSWLAKGGLLGSTIYSASKGGLDGMVRAAALECAQYGIRVNNVNPGIIDTEMFRRFGNPDDPNDAVVQAFARHIPVKRLGTSEEVAEAVVWLCSDAATYITGQTIVVDGGYAIPGHRIA, from the coding sequence ATGAACACTTTCAACAACAAGGTTGCTTTGGTTACAGGTGGCACTTCTGGTATGGGTCGTGCAGCGGCTGTGCAATTTGCTAAACAGGGAGCAAGCGTTGTCATCGCAGCGAGGCGCGAGGCGGAAGGCAAACAGGTTGTAGAGCAAATTCAGCAGATGGGAGGAGAAGCCAGTTTTGTCAAAACAGATATCTCTCAACCCGCCGAAGTTGAGGCACTGATTCACAAAGCGATCGCCCTTTATGGGCGGTTAGACTACGCCTTCAACAATGCCGGAACGGAAGGGGTGTTTGCACCCATCACCCAACTGACAGAAGCCAATTGGGAACATACGATCACCACCAATCTCAAAGCCGTTTGGCTCTGTTTGAAATACGAAATTGAGCAGATGATCCAGCAGGGCACAGGGGGCGCGATCGTCAATACCTCGTCCTGGTTGGCGAAAGGTGGATTGCTCGGCTCCACCATCTACTCTGCTAGCAAAGGAGGGTTAGATGGCATGGTGCGAGCAGCCGCATTGGAATGTGCCCAGTATGGCATCCGGGTTAACAATGTGAATCCTGGCATCATCGATACCGAAATGTTTCGACGCTTTGGCAATCCCGATGATCCGAATGATGCCGTTGTTCAAGCATTCGCCCGGCACATTCCAGTGAAGCGGTTAGGCACTTCTGAAGAAGTGGCAGAAGCAGTGGTTTGGCTCTGTTCTGATGCTGCCACTTACATCACCGGACAAACCATTGTTGTGGATGGTGGCTATGCCATTCCAGGACATCGTATTGCGTAA